The following are from one region of the Chloracidobacterium sp. genome:
- the can gene encoding carbonate dehydratase encodes MPVLNELLAGNRRWAESLKESDPGFFERLSEIQNPELLWIGCSDSRITPSSSVGLLPGEMFVHRNVANLVNHTDMNCLSVLQYAVEVLKVKHVIVCGHYGCSGVKAAFDDSRFGLIDNWLRHIQDIMHKHVAELAAEPDYQSKLDRLCEISVIEQVVSVGETTIVQDAWDRGQEVAVHGWIYTIADGIYRDLNVSVDNLPDLDAMRIRTFDRLTAGKGK; translated from the coding sequence ATGCCCGTACTGAACGAACTCCTCGCCGGTAATCGGCGATGGGCCGAGAGTCTCAAAGAGAGTGATCCGGGGTTTTTCGAACGTCTTTCCGAGATCCAAAACCCCGAACTGCTTTGGATCGGTTGTTCGGACAGCCGCATCACGCCTTCATCCAGCGTCGGGCTTCTGCCGGGTGAAATGTTCGTCCATCGCAACGTCGCGAACCTGGTCAATCACACCGATATGAATTGCCTTTCGGTGCTTCAGTACGCTGTAGAGGTATTGAAAGTAAAGCATGTGATCGTTTGTGGCCACTACGGGTGCAGCGGCGTCAAAGCTGCATTTGACGATTCGAGGTTTGGCCTTATCGACAATTGGCTCCGTCACATTCAGGACATAATGCACAAACACGTCGCCGAACTGGCCGCCGAACCGGACTATCAGTCAAAACTGGACAGACTTTGCGAAATAAGCGTCATCGAACAAGTTGTCAGCGTAGGTGAGACGACCATCGTTCAGGATGCATGGGATCGCGGCCAGGAGGTCGCCGTTCACGGTTGGATATATACGATAGCGGACGGCATCTACCGTGATCTGAATGTGTCTGTCGATAATTTGCCTGATCTTGACGCCATGAGGATCAGGACCTTCGATCGTCTTACAGCTGGAAAAGGAAAATGA